In Aegilops tauschii subsp. strangulata cultivar AL8/78 chromosome 3, Aet v6.0, whole genome shotgun sequence, one genomic interval encodes:
- the LOC109749832 gene encoding mannose-6-phosphate isomerase 1: protein MGAPSTSPSPSPSPPAPPEASSPELPLLRLRCGVQQYAWGRRGAASLVARLSGAPDPDPALPYAELWMGTHPAAPSAVLPGGEPLGAWLARRPAALGPAVAARWAGDLPFLFKVLSVAKPLSIQAHPDKGLAELLHAMRPATYRDANHKPEMAIAVTEFRALFGFAGIEELKDVIRTVPEVGGLIGHEDADKLMTVKEYHGGNDVKSSLQSAFAKLMTASKEAVSEAVNKLKGRLNDESKIRTLTEKEELVLSLERQYPEDVGVLAALLFNYVKLSPGEAIYIGANEPHAYLSGECIECMATSDNVVRAGLTPKYRDVQTLCSMLTYKQIFPEILRGVPVQPYVRRYTPPTDEFEVDCCLLPPGEVVVMPPVPGPSIFLVMTGEGEVQADSMSDGEKAKESDVFFVPAHTEVRLSACGHASMQLYRAGVNSRALYACNAAAAGKRSQLQNICEVAS, encoded by the exons ATGGGCGCTCCCTccacctcgccgtcgccgtcgccctccccgccggcgccgcccgaggCCTCCTCGCCGGAGCTGCCGCTGCTGCGGCTGCGCTGCGGCGTGCAGCAGTACGCGTGGGGCCGGCGCGGCGCCGCCTCCCTCGTCGCGCGCCTCTCCGGAGCCCCCGACCCGGACCCGGCCCTCCCCTACGCGGAGCTCTGGATGGGCACGCACCCGGCCGCGCCCTCCGCCGTGCTCCCCGGCGGCGAGCCGCTCGGCGCCTGGCtcgcgcgccgccccgccgcgctcggccccgccgtcgccgcgcgCTGGGCCGGCGACCTCCCGTTCCTCTTCAAG GTGCTGTCGGTGGCGAAGCCGCTGTCGATCCAGGCGCACCCGGACAAGGGGCTGGCGGAGCTGCTGCACGCCATGCGGCCGGCCACGTACCGGGACGCCAACCACAAGCCGGAGATGGCCATCGCCGTCACCGAGTTCCGCGCGCTCTTCGGCTTCGCCGGCATCGAG GAGCTCAAGGATGTTATAAGGACTGTACCTGAAGTCGGAGGGCTGATCGGACATGAAGATGCTGACAAGCTTATGACTGTAAAAGAGTATCATGGTGGCAATGATGTAAAATCCAGTCTGCAATCAGCATTCGCTAAGCTAATGACAGCAAGTAAAGAAGCAGTTTCCGAAGCAGTTAATAAATTGAAGGGTCGCCTGAATGATGAGAGCAAG ATTCGGACCTTAACAGAGAAGGAAGAGCTCGTTTTGTCTCTGGAGCGACAGTATCCAGAAGATGTTGGTGTTCTAGCCGCCCTTCTCTTCAACTATGTCAAGCTCAGTCCCGGTGAAGCAATTTATATCGGTGCCAATGAACCACACGCATACCTGTCCGGGGAATGCATCGAGTGTATGGCTACTTCAGACAACGTTGTTCGTGCTGGTTTGACACCTAAATACAGAGATGTGCAGACCCTCTGCTCCATGCTAACATACAAACAG ATCTTCCCTGAAATATTGAGAGGGGTGCCTGTGCAGCCATACGTACGACGCTACACCCCTCCGACTGACGAGTTCGAGGTCGACTGCTGCTTGCTGCCTCCAGGTGAAGTGGTTGTCATGCCACCGGTACCAGGTCCATCCATCTTCCTTGTCATGACCGGGGAGGGCGAGGTTCAGGCAGACTCAATGTCAGATGGCGAGAAGGCGAAGGAAAGTGACGTCTTCTTCGTGCCTGCGCACACCGAGGTTAGGCTCTCTGCCTGTGGCCATGCGTCGATGCAGCTGTACAGAGCTGGGGTGAACAGCAGAGCATTGTACGCCTGCAACGCTGCTGCTGCGGGGAAGAGGTCCCAGCTGCAGAACATATGCGAAGTGGCGAGTTAG